Part of the Emys orbicularis isolate rEmyOrb1 chromosome 10, rEmyOrb1.hap1, whole genome shotgun sequence genome is shown below.
GTTTTTGGTGAAAGCTCACATTGGCTGAAACTGATTTGCACAGCCCCGTTGGGAAGCATTTGTATTTCTCAAGATTGTCCACTAAACCTTTCTCCCTTTGAGAAAGAGGTTTGATTGCCACCAATGCATTTGTATTTGGAATTTTTCTTCTAATGGAtgaagcagaaataatagagCAGGAACTTAGAAGCTCAGCTGGTGCTGGACTTGGTTTGGGATTTTCTCACTGGTGCCTGATGGCTTCAGCCTAGTGTCTTGTTTGGACAGACCTAGTCAGTTTCAGTTTTATCTCCTTATGTATTTCATTTCTGGGCAGCATGTTCTGTTCATTATGGTGCAGAGTCTATACAGAGACTGCCTTGTCCAAGCAGCGCCTTGCCACAGCTGTGTGATCTCCAAGAAACCTGCCTATCACCCTTCCGTCTCCTGTCACCCCTGAACAATGCATCCTCAGCACATAGAAGATCCAGATACTGTCAGTGACTCCTCACACTCATCACCCCCCCCCTCTTCCTCACAGGGGTTTGGATCAACCGCTACCAGAAGCAGCTGGTGAGGTCCATCTCGTCGCAGTTCCTGGAAGAGATCATCTGCTACATGAGGAAGCTGGATCTCCTCAGTGCTGAGGAGGCAGGCCAGGTTCAGGAGGTGAGCTCCCTGTCGGAGCAGGTGAAGGCAGTCATGGATCTTCTGGCTGGAAAGGGCAGCTATGCCTCTCAGTCCCTGCAGACTTACATAGAGACAACCAACTCCCAGCTCTATCTCCACATCACCGTCTATGGTAGGAGATGCTGTTCGTTGTCTtctgtctgtgtgcatgtgtgtcataaaagcctctgtgtgtgtgcgcacacgcgTCGGCATTGCGTGCTAGCAGATGTGTACCTGTAGCATTCACAGAGCCAGGTGTACCCTGGGGAGCTTTGCCCGAGTAAGGACAAAAAAGGACCTCTGGGTCTGACCCCTGTTGATTAAGAGAGCCCACTAAGGACGCTACCACTAAGACACtcagactctaaggtcagaagggatcatcatgatcatctagtctgacctcctgcatgttgcaggccacagaacctaacCCGCccgctcctgtaatagaccccctaacttctggctgagatattgaagtcatagaatcatagaaccatagggtgagacaggaccgcaagggtcatctagtctaacccctggccaagatgcaggatttgttgcgtCTAACccatccaagacaggtggctatccagcctccttttgaaaattgtcagtgaaggaacttctacaacctccctaggcagtctggtCCATTGCCCTACTGTTcttacaattaggaagtttttcctgagattcaatctaaatctgctgtgctgtagtttgaacccattgcctcttgtcctgccctctgtgccaagagagaacaacttttttccatctttttttatggcagcctttcaagtatttgaagaccactatcatgttccccccttaatctcctcttttccaaactaaacatccccagttctttcagcctttgcCTTgcgttccatccctttgatcatctttgtcactcacctctggatccttttcagTTTCACCACGTCCTTTCTGTACACTGGTggccaaaattggacacagtactccagctgagacccaaCCAGTGgagagtagagcagtactatcacctctcgtgacttgcatgctatgcctctgttaatccaacctaaaattgcatttgctttttttgcaacagcatcgcattgctgactcatgttgaggtttggatccaccacaactcccagatccttctaagcggtgctgctgccaagccagttatcctccattctgtatttgtgcatttggtttttctcccttaaatgtagcaccttacatttgtctttgttgaatttcattttgttttctattctccaatttatcaacatccctctgaattttagctctggcCTCCAAAGTATTAGCAACCTCCCCAGccttctgtcatctgcaaacttgatcagtctgctctctattcctacatctagaccattaataaagatgttaaacaacaccagaccagaatagatccctgtggaaccccacttgagacctccctccaatctgacatcagtCCAtgaatagttactctttgtttgctgtTATTTAACCAATTTTGTATCGACTTAATGGTAGTTCAGTTGAGCCCGCATTTCTCCACCTTACTTATGAGaacgtcatgtgggactgtggcagaagccttgctgaagtccaggtatattatgttcaccacattccccctatccactaaACCAGTTACAGCGTCAAAGGAGGAAATTGGGCTGGTATGGCAGGATTTGTTtgtggtaaatccatgctggctgctagtgatcaccccttcatcctccaggtactCGCAAATGGAATGTTTCATACATTGCTCCTGGTTTGGGGTACCAGCTGCTTTGTCCTGACTCAGACCTGTGAGCAGGTAACTTGAACTTcctgagaaaaacacacacaccaactCTAGGCACATTCCCTTATGAGCCACTGCTCTCTGATCCACCCTCCCCACCTCTGGCATGGCAGAGCCAAGACGGGGCTATAGTGTGTTGAGGAGAAGGTGGAACAAcctgcagaatcaggacccaaaaTGTGGGCCCCGCTGCAAGGAGAAACCCCTCCTTTGTCTGACCTGCCCTGAGGAATGACCTCATTTTCTGTATTTCTCACCCTTGTCAGTTGCTAGGGACGTTTGCATGAAAAGAGGATCATTGTTGATTAGGACCAGACCTGCTTATCCGTCGCCTGCAGCTGCTTTCTTCTGATAGTGGCACTGCCATCACCACAATGTCAGTGGAAGATTATTTATGGGGGCTTAGTGTTCCGTGGTGATGAGGCGCACGTTGGAGACAGTCACTGAGAGAGTTACAGCTGTACGAGATGGCACCTTATGTAGTATATCTGCTTCCTGCATGTCCTGGAGTCCTGGCAGCAGATTCTAACCTGTGCAATTCCACTACACTCTGCCCACCATGGCATTTGCAGTTGAATCTTCTTCACTTCCAGCCATCACTGCTAAGTTGTGCTGCTGTGTGCTCTTTGGCGGTggtttagaacataagaacggccatactggatcagaccaatggtccatctacctcAGTAttctatcttctgacagtggccaatgccaggtgcttcagagggaatgaacagaacagataatcatcaagtgatccatcccctcttgcccattcccagcttctggcaaacagaggcgagggacatCACCCCTGCCcattctgtaccttttccaattccagtagatcttttttgagatggggcaatcagatctgcacacagtattcaagatgtgggcataccatggatttatataaaggcaacatgatattttctgtcttattatctatcccttccctaatggttcccaacattctgttcgcttttttgactgctgctgcacatcgagtggatgttttcagaaaactatccacagtgactcccagatctctttcttgagtggtaacagctaacttagaccccatcattctgtatgtctagttgggattaagttttccaatgtgcattactttgcatttatcaacattgaatttcatctgccatttagttgcccagtcatccagttttgtgagatccctttgtaactcttcacagtcagcttgggacttaactctcttgagtagttttgtgtcatctacaaattttgccacctcactgtttacccccttttccagttcATACATGAATTATGGCTGTGTTGTACTCAAGAGGTAGCTGCGTTTCAGTGGGTGGCAAGGTGATCTCAGTAGTTTTGCTTGTTAAGTTTGTAAAGCATGTTTGGATCCTCTGAGATGGACGGGGCTACAGGAAGGTACACCTTAGCTGCCCGTTTTACTGGAAAAACAAGTTTTAGCATCTTAGAGCCAACGTGGCTACACAGAACAAGTTTTTTACCCTCTGCTGCCTCAAGCAGCATcaagagaagcagcagccatTGCTGATAGTGATataggagacagagagagctcAGTCAGTCAGCTCGACTCGGGTCCcaagtggggctggcagccgtggcaGTTAAAAACCCATTCTTTAACTGGCTCTGAGGGAGAGGGGTCATCTTGTCTGACCGGGAGCAGGTTAGAAGATAGAATAAGGAAAAAGAACGTGGGTGAAATGTTGTTGCTGAAATGCTTGTTTCTGGGGAGTAGGGGGAGAGACTGGAGTGTACATGCCCCAGCTTGGTAATTCCTCACCACGGGAGGCAAGGCTGCCAGGCTGCGGTCTGCTTGATCTGCCTGTCCTATGTGTGTTATGGGTCTGTGGgactggggaggctgcagggagcgtCTCTGCACCCCCAGCATGGTGGCAGAGCTCAGCCCCTACAACTGCCCCCAGGTGTGCAATGGCCCATGGGTGGAgttggggatgaggaggaggTCATGTCAGGACCTGAACCCTGTCCCAGACAGCAGGGCTGTCTAGATGCACAGGATGAGCATGCTGCAGCCCCTTCAGGCCTGTTCTACCTGtgtgcctgggagctgcaggagggattATGTCTGGTGTAGGAGCCCCACCTGAGGTGGTGCAGCTCCACACTGGCCCCAAgacagggctggggctcagtgtgcaTGGCCAGACCCTTAGAAAATGGCTTGGGTCATATTATGTTACAAATACTGTACAATGAAAGGGTGCACTTCCCTCAATATAGGGCTGCGGCTAACCACAACAATCTAGTGCTCAGGGATCTGGCAGTGACAGCACCTGGACAGAGCAAAGGGGCTTCCAAAAGCCCTCCCCAGCATAGTATGGGGAAGAAATCTAGGACTGAGTTTTTGTGCATGCGGAGCTGCACCCCCAGGAGCAGGCACCTAGCTCTGTCTCTCCTGTGGGAGCTGATCAAAGCCTCCTAGCCCACACACCCAATTTGTCTGTCTTCTCATTTCTCTGCCTCAGCAGCAGTTCAGTGTAAATCAGGTTGCTTAATAATTTGCCACCTAGACGTTGAAACGCTGCTTCAAGTGAGAAAGTTTGAATAATTCAATCAGGGCTCTACCGTCTGGATGATAATTGCACAGAAAAGCACTCAATAACATGATGGTGAAGGGATCACGAGTTAAAGTCTCgttctgttttgtttctgtgtGTCAGCATCATGCAGCCTCCAAACAAGAAGTCTTGTGCTATATTTAAAAAGTAATGGCCATGTTCTGATGATGATTTACTGAGTACCACAGTCCCCATCCCAGGGGTTTTACAAGCTAAATCCAGCATGGAACATACAGTGCAGACATTGGGCTGCTACTGTAAGCCATGCTATGGCAAACTGGAGTCATTGACAACTGAGTCTAAATGAGTCTGGGAAAGTCTTATCTGGTGCAACATATATCTTCTTCCAGCCCCTTGACATGCATATTCCATCAACATAGActagataggtttcagagtggtagccgtgttagtctgtatcagtaaaaacaacgaggagtccttgtggcaccgtagagactaacaaatttatttgggcataagctttcatgggctagaacccacttcatcagatgcatgaagtgaaaaatacaggagcaggtataaatacatgaaaggacgGGTGTTGCTGTACCAAGTgagaggtcagtctaacaagatgaATGAATTGATAACGCAATCCCCATCCTTTCAGGTATTTatatctgctcctgtattttttacttcatgcatctgatgaagtgggttttagcccacgaaagcttatgcccaaataaatttgttagtctctaagggtatgtctacactacgagagtagttcgattttacttaaatcgaatatgtggaatcgatattacaaagtcgaacgtgtgtgtccacactaaggacagtaattcgactttgtgagtccacactaacggggcaagcgtcgacattggaagcggtgcactgtgggcagctatcccacagttcccgcagtccccgctgcccattggaattctgggtcgagccgccaatgccttctgggtaaaaaaatgtgtcgagggtgcttttgggtaactgtcgtcatccaaccgtcactcccgccctccctccctgaaagcgccggcgggaaatcagttcgtgcacttttctggtcagtgacatcgcggacgccacagcactgcgagcatggagcccgctgcgaccatcgctgcagttatggccgttgtcaacacctcgcaccttatcatccacctttcccagaggcagatgctgagaaatcgggcgaggaggctacggcagcgcggtgaggacctgaagtctgagagtggcacagacctgtcacaaagcacgggaccccgcgccgaggacatcatggtggcaatgggtcatgttgatgttgtggaacggcgattctgggcccgggaaacaagcacggactggtgggactgcatagtgctgcaggtctgggatgaatcccagtggctgcgaaactttcgcatgcggaaggggactttcatggaactttgtgagttgctgtcccctgccctgaagcacaatgacacccggatgtgagcagccctgagtgtccagaagcgagtggccatagccctctggaagcttgcaacgccggacagctaccggtcagtcgcgaaccactttggcgtgggcaaatctaccgtgggggttgttgtcatggaagtagccaacgcagtcgttgagctactgctctcaaaggtagtgaccctgggaaacgcgcaggtcatcatagatggcttcgctgcgatgggattcccaaactgcggtggggctatagatggaactcacatccctatcctgggaccggaccaccaggccagccagtacattaaccgaaagggctacttttcaatggtgctgcaagcactggtggaccataggggacgttttacaaacatcaacatcggatggccaggcaaggttcatgacgctcgtgttttcaggaactctggatggtttagatggctgcaggaaggtatttacttcccggaccacaaaataactgttggggatgtggagatgcctatagtcatcctcggggacccagcctacccgctaatgccctggctcatgaagccctatactggcgccctggacactgaaaaagaactcttcaactaccggctgagcatgtgcagaatggtggtggagtgtgcttttggacgtctcaaggggagatggagaaccttactgactcgctgtgatctcagcgaaaccagtatccccattgttattgcagcttgctgtgtgctccacaatctctgtgagagcaagggggagacctttatggcggggtgggaggttgaggcaaatagcctggctgctgattatgcccagccagacagccgggcgattagaagagcccagcgggacgcgctgtgcatccgggaggctttgaaagctaggttcctgagtgagtagggtaacctgtgactattaagtttgtttacagagaagctgaacctgcccccgtttctttacccagtaaatgttcactatcctctccagttacataccccgttcactccgttcccccccttccaatacacgtttaaaaataaaatcacttgaattttgttaatgaacaccgttttctttattactgttttctcggtaaagtgttgaacctgggacgcagactgtggtggggagtgggtgtagtgtagtgatgcaaaggacgcttctaaactccaggaatgacaggctccgcactggtggactggttgtttcaacagagcctgccacccctcctgttcgggcctctgtgtgtgggggctatgtgactttgtggcagggggaggacggttacagatcccctgctgcgtggctctgtgatccaggataaggaccgctgcataagatctctaaccgccctcccccaccacaaagtcacatagcccccccacacacacacacaacatgaaaaccacctcccagactgaccagggtaactagtgactgcaatgtgtgtgtgccctgctgctgaacctgcccccgcctctgtaccctggtaaaggtgactgtcctgtccaattaccaacccccttcccccccttcagacagactctcctctaaaagaacatgatggaaacagtaattaacagaaacgtattttttattagcaactacacatgaaactgggggatgaaacttggacgggggcttgggtgaggcgggaaggaaaggacttatcaaattttggggaatgagagccttctggtacttgagcagtctgcaggggtggagtgagagttttcacggactctgccgcccctccttcttgggactttgggtgaggggggtatgggacttggtggcgggggagggcggttacagatagactgcagcggggctctgtcctcctgcctccggtcctgcagaacatccacaaggcgccggagcgtgtccgtttgctccctcattagtccaagcagcgtttaagtcgcctgctggtcttcctgccgccacctctcctcccgttccatgtgtgatcggtgcatttgggacaagttctccctccactgggtctgctgggctgcctgggctcgggagcagcccataagttccgagaacatgtcctcccgtgtcctcttcttcctacgcctaatctgcgctagcctctgggagtgtgatgccaggctaggtcgggagacagtcgcagctgtgggatgggaaaaagggagtgaattcctcagaaagataaatttagttgtgaacaaagaacatagtctttctctgtgaacaagaccatgcacagcacttatcacatgcgcactcaggacaaggtcgaattttcggccttcgcattcagtgcctggggtcttgcagtgcagatcagagaagtggggcaggacaccggaatttgtgtagcaggccgacatggtaagccgtagacttgtggctgcttaaaactttaataatagcactggcctcctttcacgttcaaagcaatgccagtccctgctgccagcaatccggcaagcatgaactctgccccgtcccaccccctcgcggctgtcccagggaaagatccctgtatgctgcccctctcccgcctccaccgcgtggctgtaaaccgccggttacatttctgtaaaggaacaggcaagcagtcccaatactaacattcccctacctaattcaaagcaggtcaccatgagcgacatcactctgatgaggatttcagagacggagaaagaacggatgcttcgggaaagcctgcaaagaccagggccgtatgccgccatgctctgcaaggcaatgatacccgagtacttgcttgtctcctggcgcggaaatgtttcgtactacggaggacccaataaggccgctctcccaaggaacctcatgcaaaggctttccaattacctccaggagagcttcgtagagatgtccctggaggatttcagctctatccccggacatatagaccggattttactgtagctgcactggcagggactaaacagtagagcggctagggcagaacaatcatgctaaaccggacattgttagattttttttcagtagttgcactgccaaggactgagacgttaagcgcctagggcaaagtaatcatgcaaaacccattgttaatattgttaatattcctgttctgttaaaagtaaatgtttacatgtttaaaacacttactgactgatccttcccctgattctgtgtccgggttaacgcctggggacggttggtaggggatctctgtaagggtgatgaagagatcctggctgtcggggaaatcagcgttgtaagcgctgtcgactgcctcgtcctcctcatctccttcctcatcttccccgtccgctaacatgtccgaggaagcggccgtcgacaatatcccatcctcagagtccacggtcagtggtggggtagtggtggcggccgcacctaggatggaatgcagtgcctcgtagaaacgggatttctggggctgggatccggagcgtccgtttgcctctttggtcttctggtagccttgtctcagctccttgattttcacgcggcactgcgttgcatcccggctgtatcctctctctgccatggctttagagatcttctcatagatctttgcattccgtcttttggagcgcagctcggaaagcacggactcattaccccacacagcgatcagatccaagacttcccgatcagtccatgctggggccctctttctattcagagattgcatggccatctctgctggagagctctgcatcgttgccagtgctgctgagcttgccatgatgtccaaacaggaaatgagattcaaactggccagacaggaaaaggaattcaaattttcccggggcttttcctgtgtggctggtcagaacatccgagctcggactgctgtccagagcgtcaacagagtggtgcactgtgggatagctcccggagctattaccgtcgatttccatccacacctagcctaatttgacatggccatgtcgaatttagcgctactcccctcgttggggaggagtacagaagtcgaatttaagagacctctatgtcaaactaaataccttcgtggtgtggacgggtgcagagttaattcgatgtaacggtgctaaatttgacataaactcctagtgtagaccaggcctaaggtgccataaggactcctcgttgtatAGACTAGATAGActcccttaggccttgtctacacagaaaagatttttttcagtataATCTAAGAAGTGCATTTAAACTGTTATCATTATACCAGTATCGATCCGAACGTGAATGCTCCTACTGCAGTAAAAGAATGGCctttgtcagtttcacttttctcGCTTGGGAAAGAGTTGAAGTTAAATCTAAAAAagccactcttattctggaataagactgTCCACATGAGTAACAATATTggtataactggtaaaactttcctgTGTACACAAGGCCTTCAACTGACTGACTGACCCACTCACTACCATGTTGTTTGCATCTCCTCCTTACCCATCAGCTCTGAATTTGGCCAAGAGAGTCTAGCAAGAAAAGCAGCTAAGAGGAAAGGGTGTATGAAGATGTAAGTTAATTACCCTCTACTTCAATGTACCCTTGCTTTCTTAGACTCCGTAATACTCCATCTAAGGGAGTGGGAGACAGTGTAAGGTGTTCCAGCCTACACCACCCTCTGACTGACCTGCCAGTGGAACTGCACTGATGCAAAAACCACGTTCCTTTGGAAGCCACAGAGCTGCTTATTTCTGTGAAGGACACTCTGAGTGGGGAACTTGCACTCCAAGATTTGGAGTTGAACTTGTGCTGAACTCGGCCCATAACTCACTTTGGTTTGTTGTGAAACTGTGATTGACTTAACTGGCAGGCACAGCGAGGTGTTAGCGCAGCTAGGGGAACCATTACCATGAAAACAAAAGGGTCGCTAATGGATATCAGGAAAGCTTTGTATGAGGCCTGAGGTTCAGCACCAGTTCAAATCTCAGACTGCGAGAGAGGCTCTCCCCCAGAAATCAATGGTTCCATTTTATTTGAACCAGCGTTTTCTATCAAGGCAATTTAAGACAAGTGCTACTTCTTCCACTGGGAACTAGATTGATGGGATCACAGCTGGGAGAATTTGTGACCATTGTTGTCAAAGATTTGCCACTTCAGGCTTTTTAAACTTCATTATGAAACATTTTAAACTAAACTGAACAAAGTCCTACAGCACGTACAGTAGGGACAGTTGTGCATTTGCTTGGGGGCTGGAGTAGATGACTCCATCTCTAACTTCAGTGATTCAGTGAGAGGTGCAGTCTCCTGCCCTGACATTCAGTTTACACATTACTCGACAAAGTAGAGGTAACCAGCAACTAAAGCAGTTCCAGCCCCGTCCTTCTGGTCAGCTGGTGGATGTGTCTGAGTAATGAGAACCTTGCTCCCCATTACAATCACATCCACAGCCAGTGCAACCCTCCCCCTTGGTTGCAAGTTTTCAAACCTGTTTTCCTGACCTCCAGAAGCTCCAGCTGGCTTCTCTTCCCTGCAATAATGAGAAAAAGTCAGGCTGTGCCTATTGCTTATGCTTGTGGTCATTGTCTGTCTCCCTCTTAACCTATTTTGCTTTTCTCTACACAGACCCTATGGtgcaaaagcatttggaaagtcTCCAGAACCGCTATGGAACTGGTGTGGAActtgggcagctggagaggctcactaatcttctgctggtggaaggctTGACAGATATTCAGCAGAAAGAGCATGATGTCATGCAGATTGAGGCCACCAAAGGCATGAGAAATGTTGCCAAGAAAATCCCCCTGGAGAAGCTCTTCCTACCTCTGTCTAAAGTCAGCATTCCTCCTCGTATCTCTGTGACCGTGGGCGTGGCTGGGATCGGCAAAAGCACTTTGGTGAAACTGTTTGTTTGCATGTGGGCCAAAGGGGAGGTCAATAAGGACATCATATTCGTGCTGCCTCTCACCTTCCGGGAACTGAACACTTATGAGAAACTCTCTGCTGAGAGGCTCATCCGGTCGGCATTCCCTCATATCACTGAACCCAGCTTTATCTCCAATGGCACTGCCCGGATTTTACTGATTCTGGATGGCTTGGATGAGTTTAAGACTCCTTTAGATTTTTCCAACACAGTCGTTTGCACGGACCCCAAAAAGGAAATTCAAGTGGATAGTCTGATCACCAATATTATCCGTGGCAACCTGTTCCAGGAAGCTTCCATTTGGGTCACTTCACGGCCCACAGCAGCCAGCCAAATCCCAGGTGGCCTAGTTGACCGGATGACAGAAATACGAGGTTTTGGAGCTGTGGAGATCAAGGACTTCTTGGATCAGATGTTCCTTGAGAACAAAGACTTATCCAGTCAAGTCTTGGGTCAGATCAAGGCTAACAGATCTTTGTACACAATGTGTACGGTTCCTGCCTTTTGCTGGATATCTGGCTCCTCAATGGGCTATTTCCTAAAGAACAGCACTGATCAATCCCAAGAAATGACAACTGTTCCTAAGACTTTATCAGAAATCTACTCCTATTACTTTAAAATGGCACTGAGTAGTGactggcaggaaaaacagaaggAGACTCCCAGGATAGAACAAGCTataaacaacagcaaaaaaattATTGGTAACCTGGGTCGGCTGGCATTTTATGGTCTGCTCAAGAAGAAGTACGTATTTTACGAACAAGACATGAAAGCCTATGGCATAGACCTCTCATCACTACAAGGCAGCTTGTGCAGTAGGATGTTACTCAAGGAAGAGATGCAGTTTTCCACTGTCTACTATTTCTCCCATTTAACCCTTCAGGAGTTTTTGGCAGCCACTTATTACTATGCTTCAGCAAAGCGAGCAATATTTGATCTCTTCACTGAGAGCGGGATGTCCTGGCCTAAGTTTGGTTTCCTCAATCACTTTAAGAACGCTGTCCAGAGATCACTGCAGTCAGAGGACGGGCAGCTGGATATCTTTGTGCGCTTTCTCTCTGGACTTCTTTCCCCG
Proteins encoded:
- the NLRC3 gene encoding NLR family CARD domain-containing protein 3, whose amino-acid sequence is MEGVWINRYQKQLVRSISSQFLEEIICYMRKLDLLSAEEAGQVQEVSSLSEQVKAVMDLLAGKGSYASQSLQTYIETTNSQLYLHITVYDPMVQKHLESLQNRYGTGVELGQLERLTNLLLVEGLTDIQQKEHDVMQIEATKGMRNVAKKIPLEKLFLPLSKVSIPPRISVTVGVAGIGKSTLVKLFVCMWAKGEVNKDIIFVLPLTFRELNTYEKLSAERLIRSAFPHITEPSFISNGTARILLILDGLDEFKTPLDFSNTVVCTDPKKEIQVDSLITNIIRGNLFQEASIWVTSRPTAASQIPGGLVDRMTEIRGFGAVEIKDFLDQMFLENKDLSSQVLGQIKANRSLYTMCTVPAFCWISGSSMGYFLKNSTDQSQEMTTVPKTLSEIYSYYFKMALSSDWQEKQKETPRIEQAINNSKKIIGNLGRLAFYGLLKKKYVFYEQDMKAYGIDLSSLQGSLCSRMLLKEEMQFSTVYYFSHLTLQEFLAATYYYASAKRAIFDLFTESGMSWPKFGFLNHFKNAVQRSLQSEDGQLDIFVRFLSGLLSPQVNKLLSGWLLIKDEHNSFRSHVISFLQSCLNTDYVISSRTVNVMQCLYEVQHMELAKTVEEAMKNESLAGMLTPVNCSALAYLLQVSEVCMEETNLSNCLTYNICKSLLSQLLFCSNLRLDNNKFKDNVMELLGSVLSGKDCQIQKMSLAENQISNKGAKALARSLMVNRSLTVLDLRSNAIGPTGAKALADALKINQVLLSLNLQNNMIKEDGAKFLAEALLTNHKLTTLHLQKNSIGPQGAKKIAEALKQNRNLRELILSSNCVGDTGSVALAEALRVNHSLTTLDLQSNSISNTGVTALIGALRSNRGLISLNLRENSIGQEGAPEIANALRANCTLRNLDLAANLLYDEGVKAIALAMRENQALMSLHLQWNFIQSKAAKALAQALHSNTSLTSLDLQENAIGDEGMIALAAALKVNTTLTTLCLQVASIGVSGAKALAEALVVNRTLTTLDLRGNSIGVAGAKAMANALKVNRSLRVLNLQENSLGMDGAICIATALTGNHGLTYVNLQGNRIGQSGAKVIADAIRTNSPRCIVEM